GGCGGATGGTGCTGTTGCACGGATTCCTGAAGAAGACGCAGAAGATTCCGAACGAGGACCTGGCCCTAGCCCGCAGACGCATGGAGGAGATCGAGCAATGAAGAAGCGCACAACCAAGAAGGCAGATATCGGCACAGCGTTCGAAGATTTCTTGAAAGACGAAGGAACCTACGAAGCGACCCAGAGCGTTGCCATCAAGCGCGTTCTTGCCTGGCAGATCGAGAAGGCGATGAAGAAGCAGCGCCTCACCAAGGCGGAGATGGCGCGGCGGATGGAGACGAGTCGGAGCCAGCTTGACAGACTCCTCGATCCGGACAGCGACTCCGTGACTCTGGAGACACTCACTCGCGCAGCGCGCGCCATCGGCCGTCAGGTCAAACTTGAGCTTGTCTAGGATCTTTCGGACAATCCGGAGGATTCGATGACGCAACTGATGGACGATCTCCTACAGCTCCTACGAGGACTTCAGTGCCTGGCCTAGCAAGGTCGACACGCCTCAGGTCAGCCAGGGCATCTCGGCCGCGCGCCGAGACTCGTGCGCGGCGATGGCCTGCTCGTACTCCATGGTCAGCGCGATCTCGTCCTGCCCCCGGAGGAGCGCCTGCTTGCGGAACGCGTCCACCTCGAAGCGGTGCGCCGTGCCGTCGGGCGCCGTCAGCGTC
This DNA window, taken from Candidatus Rokuibacteriota bacterium, encodes the following:
- a CDS encoding helix-turn-helix transcriptional regulator, with the translated sequence MKKRTTKKADIGTAFEDFLKDEGTYEATQSVAIKRVLAWQIEKAMKKQRLTKAEMARRMETSRSQLDRLLDPDSDSVTLETLTRAARAIGRQVKLELV